One Prosthecobacter dejongeii genomic window carries:
- a CDS encoding histidine phosphatase family protein has translation MPWNLDRLLALDDEHRALKPHLPNHPTQLYLIRHGEVEERYHRVFGGSRIDMELSPLGHQHGAALASWLADTPLDAIYASPMVRVQQTLAPLAAAKGLQPTLVPDLREVDFGDWTGYRWDGIQEHFGVSAFDWLEIIENPGIPQGETAAALAQRVQPALLKILQENPHRRVAIFCHGGIIRVILALLLEQPLKYMAHFNIEYGSLSIVEVQPEKKHAVEIELLNFCPPIA, from the coding sequence GTGCCCTGGAACCTTGATCGTTTGTTAGCTCTGGACGATGAACATCGTGCTTTGAAACCGCACCTACCCAACCATCCCACCCAGCTTTATCTCATCCGCCACGGTGAAGTGGAGGAGCGTTACCACCGTGTCTTTGGCGGCAGTCGCATTGATATGGAGCTTTCGCCTCTAGGCCACCAGCATGGCGCTGCGTTGGCGAGCTGGCTGGCAGATACCCCATTGGATGCCATTTACGCCAGCCCGATGGTCCGTGTTCAGCAGACACTGGCCCCTCTGGCGGCGGCCAAAGGATTGCAACCCACCCTTGTGCCAGATTTGCGTGAGGTGGACTTTGGTGACTGGACCGGTTATCGCTGGGATGGCATCCAGGAGCATTTTGGCGTGAGTGCCTTTGATTGGCTAGAGATCATCGAAAACCCAGGCATCCCCCAGGGTGAAACGGCAGCAGCACTTGCCCAGCGGGTGCAGCCTGCCTTGCTCAAGATCCTTCAAGAGAATCCCCATCGGCGTGTAGCCATCTTTTGCCATGGCGGCATCATCCGCGTGATCTTGGCCCTGCTGCTGGAGCAGCCCTTGAAATACATGGCTCATTTCAATATTGAGTACGGCAGCCTGAGCATTGTCGAAGTCCAGCCAGAGAAAAAACACGCAGTTGAGATCGAGCTTCTTAACTTTTGCCCACCCATCGCCTGA
- a CDS encoding DUF1549 domain-containing protein, which produces MKPSLTPKNPGYRLPAALAAMACALAGLTQAKEMSPADIQAKAKQMDQLVLTKLEKEKIQPTAPVSDEVFVRRIYLDISGRIPTLKETTDFLADQAPDKRAKLIDELLASDGYVQNFTNYWSDLLRVKSQLTMGNSQPAGAAYSNWVRDSLKANKPYNKMVQEMLTAKGKTYENGAVGFYIRDYNMPLDNMAVTTQVFLGTSMVCAQCHNHPFDKWTQMDYYQMAAHSNGMTGSNGLSNPLLAQAFYGRSAKGKKAAKGDKSMDSMMMGGEAMAGLARKDVGRAMNEILRPLRYNTVLDETDKKPLRLPHDYQYADAKPKSVVEPVIPAAFSKDGKIVKDGQKPIEAYASWVASKENPRFTLVIANRLWKKVMGVGVIEPVDEITDSSVPSNPQLMAFLEDTMKQVNYDMKAYLRIIYNSSTYQRAAYTKDVELGEVYHFPGPILRRMSAEQIWDSMVALYKPSPDTPSMTASIERESTIRRVEWLDRALNALSAQELAEGAAKVVAVQKQLAADVRKAQEQLTAANKKKDEDAIRAAKKVVANQRRAIDEAAEEIIYSMGFKKFAQLAREGKLKEQVDDVEFAKEITSVIRSKEGQDLGIDEALAIMAKQQRARLTAQQQQRLKRDAEALKVDDKKELTSLKAWENYRDTYMVRAADLRSPAPNGHFLREFGQSDRELVENSNDEASVGQALMLLNGKTFTQLLNPYTMISRALRRAETTEQTVDAVYLALFSRKATPEEQELLKPVVEGKGMVGKGDALWAALNTRQFYFIQ; this is translated from the coding sequence ATGAAACCCTCCCTCACTCCTAAAAATCCGGGCTACCGTTTACCTGCGGCGCTGGCAGCTATGGCCTGTGCGCTGGCGGGATTGACCCAGGCGAAAGAGATGTCCCCGGCAGATATTCAAGCCAAAGCGAAGCAGATGGATCAGCTCGTCTTGACCAAGCTTGAAAAGGAAAAAATCCAGCCCACGGCTCCAGTATCGGATGAGGTTTTTGTGCGTCGTATTTATCTGGATATCTCCGGCCGTATCCCGACGCTGAAGGAAACCACAGATTTCTTGGCCGATCAGGCCCCAGATAAACGGGCCAAGCTGATTGATGAACTTCTGGCCTCCGATGGCTACGTGCAAAACTTTACGAATTATTGGAGTGACTTGCTGCGCGTGAAGTCGCAACTCACTATGGGTAACAGTCAACCTGCGGGTGCCGCTTATTCCAACTGGGTGCGTGATTCGCTCAAGGCCAATAAGCCCTATAACAAGATGGTGCAGGAGATGCTGACGGCTAAGGGCAAGACTTATGAAAATGGGGCCGTGGGGTTTTACATTCGCGACTACAACATGCCGCTGGATAACATGGCCGTCACCACGCAGGTCTTCCTCGGCACCAGCATGGTGTGTGCCCAGTGCCATAACCATCCTTTTGATAAGTGGACCCAAATGGACTACTACCAAATGGCCGCTCACAGCAATGGCATGACCGGTAGCAATGGCCTTTCGAATCCTTTGTTAGCCCAGGCTTTTTATGGACGCAGCGCTAAAGGCAAAAAAGCGGCCAAAGGAGACAAGTCCATGGACTCCATGATGATGGGGGGAGAGGCAATGGCTGGACTGGCCCGCAAAGACGTGGGCCGCGCTATGAATGAAATCCTACGCCCGCTGCGCTACAACACCGTGCTGGATGAAACGGATAAAAAGCCTCTGCGCCTGCCCCATGACTACCAGTATGCGGATGCCAAGCCTAAAAGCGTGGTGGAGCCTGTGATACCTGCCGCTTTTTCGAAGGATGGCAAGATCGTCAAAGACGGGCAGAAACCCATCGAGGCTTATGCTTCTTGGGTCGCTTCTAAAGAGAATCCACGTTTCACACTGGTCATCGCCAATCGTCTTTGGAAAAAGGTGATGGGCGTGGGTGTCATCGAGCCGGTGGATGAAATCACTGATTCCAGTGTGCCTAGCAATCCGCAGCTCATGGCCTTTCTGGAAGACACCATGAAGCAGGTGAACTACGACATGAAGGCCTACCTGCGCATCATCTACAACAGCAGCACTTACCAGCGTGCCGCCTATACTAAAGATGTGGAACTGGGTGAAGTGTACCACTTTCCTGGTCCTATCCTTCGCCGCATGAGTGCAGAGCAGATTTGGGACAGCATGGTGGCTTTGTATAAACCTTCCCCAGATACACCGAGCATGACCGCTAGCATTGAGCGTGAATCCACCATCCGCCGCGTGGAGTGGCTGGACCGCGCGCTGAATGCCCTCTCTGCCCAGGAACTCGCTGAAGGCGCTGCTAAAGTAGTCGCTGTGCAGAAACAGCTCGCCGCAGATGTGCGCAAGGCCCAGGAACAGCTCACTGCGGCCAACAAGAAAAAGGATGAGGACGCCATCCGTGCTGCCAAAAAAGTGGTGGCCAATCAGCGCCGGGCCATTGACGAAGCCGCCGAGGAGATCATCTATTCAATGGGCTTCAAAAAGTTTGCACAGCTAGCCCGGGAAGGGAAGCTGAAGGAGCAGGTGGATGATGTGGAGTTTGCCAAAGAAATCACCAGCGTCATTCGCAGCAAAGAAGGTCAAGATCTGGGCATTGATGAAGCCCTCGCCATCATGGCAAAGCAGCAGCGTGCCCGCCTCACCGCCCAGCAGCAGCAGCGCCTGAAACGGGATGCTGAAGCTCTGAAAGTGGACGATAAAAAAGAGCTGACCTCCCTCAAAGCCTGGGAAAACTACCGCGACACTTACATGGTCCGCGCGGCTGATCTGCGCAGCCCAGCCCCCAATGGTCACTTCCTTCGTGAGTTTGGCCAGAGTGACCGTGAGCTGGTGGAAAACAGCAATGACGAAGCCAGCGTGGGCCAGGCTCTCATGCTGCTAAATGGCAAGACCTTCACGCAACTGCTGAACCCTTACACGATGATCTCGCGCGCCCTGCGCCGGGCAGAAACCACTGAGCAGACCGTGGATGCGGTTTATCTCGCGCTCTTCAGCCGTAAGGCTACCCCAGAGGAGCAAGAGCTGCTGAAACCAGTGGTGGAGGGTAAAGGTATGGTGGGTAAAGGCGATGCTCTCTGGGCCGCACTCAACACCCGCCAGTTCTACTTCATCCAGTAG
- a CDS encoding acyl-CoA thioesterase, with the protein MNDDSTTIETREEVMFFDTDIGGVVHNIAYLRMIETARTRLAAKLGMKLRDMAQTQVYPVVVRTEIDYRKPATLGDELVISGRLESVERVRFWVAFEVRRLGEETILISCRQSLALVQMPQGKPMRLPEDWMEKYAHLFLKKGKS; encoded by the coding sequence ATGAACGACGATAGCACCACCATTGAGACGCGCGAGGAAGTCATGTTTTTCGACACGGACATCGGCGGTGTGGTTCATAACATCGCCTACTTGCGCATGATCGAGACTGCGAGGACAAGACTCGCGGCAAAATTGGGCATGAAACTGCGTGATATGGCGCAGACACAGGTTTACCCCGTCGTCGTTCGCACGGAGATTGACTACCGTAAACCGGCTACCCTCGGGGATGAACTCGTCATCTCCGGTCGTCTTGAAAGCGTGGAGCGGGTGCGCTTTTGGGTCGCCTTTGAAGTGCGTCGGCTGGGAGAGGAAACCATACTTATTTCTTGTCGGCAGTCTCTGGCGCTCGTCCAGATGCCCCAGGGCAAGCCGATGCGTCTTCCAGAGGACTGGATGGAGAAGTACGCCCACCTTTTTCTGAAAAAGGGAAAGTCATGA
- the coaD gene encoding pantetheine-phosphate adenylyltransferase, with protein sequence MRRAIYPGSFDPITNGHLDVLQRAAGLFDELIVAVAQDNAKQSLFTVEERVELLIGATEHIPNLKVMPFQGLLVDFAKQQGAVALVRGLRAVSDFEFEFQLALMNRKLEPNLETMFLMPREELTYISSRLVKEISRLGGNVNQFVPPHVVAALKARQMKS encoded by the coding sequence ATGCGCCGCGCCATCTACCCTGGAAGTTTTGACCCCATCACCAATGGCCATTTGGATGTGCTGCAACGCGCGGCGGGTTTGTTTGATGAACTCATCGTCGCCGTAGCCCAGGACAATGCCAAGCAAAGCCTCTTCACCGTGGAAGAAAGGGTAGAATTGCTCATCGGTGCCACGGAACACATCCCTAATCTGAAAGTGATGCCGTTCCAAGGCTTGCTGGTGGACTTTGCCAAACAGCAGGGAGCCGTGGCCCTCGTGCGAGGGCTGCGAGCGGTAAGTGATTTTGAGTTTGAATTCCAACTCGCCCTGATGAACCGGAAGCTGGAGCCCAATCTAGAAACCATGTTTCTCATGCCCCGCGAAGAGCTGACTTACATCAGCAGCCGACTGGTGAAAGAAATCTCTCGGCTAGGTGGCAACGTAAATCAATTTGTGCCCCCTCATGTCGTAGCAGCCCTGAAAGCACGGCAAATGAAAAGCTAG
- a CDS encoding YceD family protein, which yields MNPFHFDIRNLPVDGKQVTGSLPASFFQLPENDLVKAETPVVYDLTFLRDDKDIIVTGSLDATFSLECGRCLQRFQQRIHLPEYQAEVPIEKETTMDLTDLVREDILLTLPNFPRCEDGNVDPRDCPAEGDFDPTDEPLVNEEPGADGGVWNALDQLK from the coding sequence ATGAACCCATTCCATTTCGACATTCGCAACCTGCCTGTGGATGGCAAACAAGTGACTGGCAGCCTGCCCGCTAGCTTTTTCCAGTTGCCAGAAAATGACCTCGTCAAAGCAGAAACGCCCGTGGTTTATGACCTGACTTTTCTTCGCGATGACAAAGACATCATCGTCACAGGCAGTCTTGATGCCACCTTCAGCCTGGAGTGCGGTCGCTGCCTCCAGCGCTTTCAACAGAGGATTCACCTTCCTGAATACCAGGCCGAAGTGCCGATTGAAAAGGAAACAACGATGGACTTGACAGACCTCGTTAGAGAAGACATTCTGCTCACCCTTCCGAACTTCCCGCGCTGTGAAGACGGCAACGTTGATCCGCGCGACTGTCCTGCTGAAGGCGACTTCGATCCGACTGATGAACCTCTGGTGAACGAAGAGCCTGGCGCTGACGGCGGAGTGTGGAATGCCCTCGATCAATTGAAATAG
- the rpmF gene encoding 50S ribosomal protein L32, whose product MANPKRRQSKSRQRLRQGANRWRAPVLKTCPECGTSVPGHVACPSCGYYKGRQVLNITAGE is encoded by the coding sequence ATGGCCAATCCAAAACGCAGACAATCCAAGAGCCGCCAACGCCTCCGTCAGGGAGCTAACCGCTGGCGTGCACCCGTCCTCAAGACCTGCCCTGAGTGCGGCACTTCTGTTCCTGGCCACGTGGCCTGCCCTTCTTGCGGTTACTACAAAGGCCGTCAGGTGCTGAATATCACCGCTGGCGAGTAA
- a CDS encoding PqiC family protein, with translation MKNALLLCLPLLLLSCSTFKPVKDPASRHLLDPAIPYRAGTSARPALGIARPALPAYLDRQQLVARDGSGAVRVQDNHLWSEPLAPAIARVIAANLSRLTGSTGILPVEDFVTLEYTSLVELRIAQFDPSPAGALVLESTWKVQPVKGGDTDFRSFRTEVPIELTVPPVSGRIAAMNEALARLSRDIAKSLR, from the coding sequence ATGAAAAACGCTCTTTTGCTCTGCCTGCCGCTCTTGTTGCTGTCATGCAGCACGTTCAAGCCGGTTAAAGATCCGGCTTCGAGGCATCTCCTGGACCCTGCTATACCCTATCGGGCAGGGACGTCTGCACGCCCTGCTTTAGGGATTGCTCGTCCGGCTTTGCCTGCCTATCTGGACCGCCAGCAGTTGGTTGCTCGTGATGGTTCTGGGGCCGTTCGCGTGCAGGACAATCATCTCTGGTCTGAGCCTCTTGCGCCAGCGATTGCTCGGGTGATCGCGGCGAATCTTAGCCGTCTCACCGGTTCCACGGGCATATTGCCTGTGGAGGATTTTGTGACCTTGGAATATACTTCTTTGGTGGAACTCCGAATCGCCCAGTTTGATCCCTCACCCGCCGGTGCTCTGGTGCTGGAGAGCACCTGGAAGGTGCAACCTGTGAAGGGTGGGGATACAGACTTCCGCAGCTTTCGCACCGAAGTGCCGATTGAGCTGACCGTTCCTCCTGTATCGGGTCGCATTGCCGCTATGAATGAAGCCCTGGCCCGGCTTTCTCGAGACATAGCTAAATCCTTGAGGTAG
- a CDS encoding MlaD family protein: MSQKANPTLIGAFTLVGLIIAGVAVVLFGAGKYFERSHKILLHFDKSAIGLMVGSDVRFGGVRIGRVASINVMVDTEKNRKIIPVVVELGEKDLKAIGTTTGVAIDFSRREGVERAVERGLRAGMKQQSLLTGLLYIEFDIVPDEPGFLYDGPTIANYPTVPTIATEIDELIAGVADGLKKINALDLDGIVKDLRDVLKSADKQLADLNTKAISDSLLVITEDVKNFTGDKKLSLAVDNLNEALVQFRDLSAKVNQGVDPLLEDFSKVADKAAESLTRIEEAGGEITKVTNPRGPVLMRLQAVLQETERAARAITELANDLKRNPNALLMGKDNKE, encoded by the coding sequence ATGAGCCAGAAAGCCAATCCTACTCTTATCGGTGCCTTCACCTTGGTCGGACTCATCATCGCCGGAGTTGCGGTGGTGTTGTTTGGTGCAGGGAAGTATTTTGAACGTTCGCACAAAATCCTCCTGCACTTCGACAAGAGTGCCATCGGCCTCATGGTCGGCTCGGACGTGCGTTTCGGCGGTGTTCGTATCGGTCGCGTCGCTTCCATCAATGTCATGGTGGATACTGAAAAGAACCGCAAAATCATCCCGGTCGTGGTGGAATTAGGGGAAAAAGATCTGAAAGCCATTGGCACTACCACGGGCGTGGCCATTGATTTCTCCAGGAGGGAAGGGGTGGAACGCGCGGTCGAGCGCGGCCTGCGGGCGGGGATGAAGCAGCAGAGCCTGCTCACTGGCCTGCTCTACATTGAGTTCGACATCGTGCCTGACGAGCCCGGCTTTCTGTATGATGGTCCCACCATTGCGAATTATCCCACGGTGCCGACGATTGCGACCGAGATTGATGAATTGATAGCAGGTGTGGCGGATGGTCTCAAAAAGATCAATGCTCTGGACCTGGATGGCATCGTCAAGGATTTAAGAGATGTTCTAAAATCCGCCGATAAACAGTTGGCCGATCTGAATACCAAGGCTATCAGCGATAGCCTACTCGTCATCACCGAGGACGTAAAAAACTTCACCGGGGATAAAAAGCTGTCTTTGGCTGTGGATAATCTTAACGAAGCCCTGGTTCAGTTTCGAGACCTGAGTGCTAAGGTCAATCAGGGGGTAGATCCTTTGCTCGAAGACTTCTCCAAGGTGGCAGACAAGGCGGCCGAAAGTCTCACTCGAATCGAAGAAGCTGGTGGAGAAATTACTAAAGTGACCAATCCGCGTGGTCCGGTTTTAATGCGTCTTCAGGCAGTGCTTCAAGAAACCGAGCGCGCAGCCCGGGCCATCACGGAACTGGCCAATGACCTGAAACGCAACCCCAACGCCCTGCTCATGGGTAAGGATAACAAAGAATGA
- a CDS encoding ABC transporter ATP-binding protein produces the protein MSVPAKESKAKISIRDLTMAYGSFVVMKDLTFDIQDRDIFVIMGGSGCGKSTLLRHLIGLREPAKGSVYYGEENFTEAEPESREKFIRRFGVMYQSGALWSSLTLAENIALPLGEFTQMSPKAVRELVSYKLALVGLSGYEDYYPSQVSGGMNKRAGIARAMALDPDILFLDEPGAGLDPLSSRRLDDLILRLRDSLGSTVVIVTHELASIFAIANNSVFLDTETRTLGAVGNPSDLRDHSENDNVRRFLNRGEEIAVKKDA, from the coding sequence ATGAGCGTGCCCGCCAAAGAATCGAAAGCCAAGATCTCCATTCGAGATCTGACGATGGCTTATGGTTCCTTTGTGGTGATGAAGGACCTGACCTTTGATATCCAGGATCGAGATATTTTTGTCATCATGGGGGGCAGTGGGTGTGGCAAAAGCACCTTGCTCCGCCATCTCATCGGCCTCAGAGAGCCAGCGAAAGGGAGCGTGTATTATGGAGAAGAAAACTTTACCGAGGCGGAGCCTGAGTCGCGTGAGAAGTTCATTCGTCGTTTTGGCGTGATGTATCAGTCCGGCGCTCTCTGGTCTTCGCTGACCTTGGCGGAAAATATCGCCCTGCCTCTGGGCGAGTTTACTCAAATGTCGCCTAAGGCCGTGCGGGAATTGGTTTCCTATAAACTGGCTTTGGTGGGACTTTCCGGGTATGAGGATTATTACCCCAGCCAAGTCAGTGGTGGGATGAATAAACGTGCAGGCATCGCCCGCGCTATGGCTCTGGACCCAGATATTCTCTTTCTTGATGAGCCGGGGGCAGGGCTGGATCCGCTCAGCTCCCGTCGTTTGGACGATCTCATTTTGCGGTTGCGGGATAGTCTGGGTTCCACGGTCGTCATCGTGACTCATGAGCTCGCCAGCATCTTTGCCATCGCCAACAACAGTGTTTTTCTCGATACTGAAACCAGGACCTTGGGGGCCGTGGGGAACCCATCGGACCTACGAGACCATTCGGAGAATGACAATGTCAGGCGTTTTTTGAATCGAGGAGAAGAAATTGCCGTCAAGAAGGACGCCTAA
- a CDS encoding MlaE family ABC transporter permease, whose translation MMSPSKPLLVSRSVLANSAAVSERADATPPSASWTQEGAVVTLILAGVWNREGPEAKIEGTTPTQWPDHFQTEGLKSFDSTLPAFLLSLFREFPSGEAEVEPPSLEGLPDNLRGLMELALAVPERSEAKTRSAAPSELKALGKITLGIWAGILGMAEFVGESLLSVGRLLTGRARFRRSDLWMTIQECGIEALPIVSLISFLIGLILAFVGNVQLTNFGANIFVADLVGIAMVREMGVVMTGIIMSGRTGAAFAAHLGSMKANEEIDALRTFGLNPFDFLVLPRLLALLLMMPVLTVYANIIGILGGMLVGAVVGIPPVLYWNETLLAINLTTASLGVLKSFFFAAAIAISGCMQGMNAGNSSAAVGQATTRAVVISITAIIILDSAFAAIFTLLEI comes from the coding sequence ATGATGTCTCCCTCTAAACCGCTTCTTGTTTCCCGTTCTGTTCTGGCGAATAGTGCCGCAGTGAGCGAACGCGCCGATGCCACACCCCCTTCTGCTTCCTGGACTCAGGAGGGTGCAGTTGTGACTTTGATTCTGGCGGGTGTGTGGAATCGAGAAGGACCGGAGGCAAAGATCGAAGGGACAACGCCGACTCAGTGGCCCGACCACTTTCAGACTGAAGGATTGAAATCTTTCGACTCAACTCTTCCTGCCTTTCTTCTATCGCTGTTTCGTGAATTTCCTTCGGGCGAAGCTGAAGTAGAACCCCCTTCGCTGGAAGGACTGCCTGATAATCTGCGTGGGCTGATGGAGCTGGCACTGGCTGTGCCGGAGCGGAGCGAGGCTAAGACACGTAGTGCAGCCCCCTCGGAGCTCAAAGCTCTTGGGAAGATCACGCTCGGCATTTGGGCTGGAATCCTCGGCATGGCAGAGTTCGTGGGGGAGTCTTTACTCTCCGTGGGTCGTTTGTTGACCGGGCGGGCTCGCTTTCGCCGCAGTGATCTGTGGATGACGATCCAGGAATGCGGGATTGAGGCTTTACCCATTGTCTCGCTGATCAGTTTTTTGATCGGACTGATCCTTGCTTTTGTGGGCAATGTTCAGCTCACGAATTTCGGTGCGAATATCTTCGTAGCGGATCTGGTGGGCATTGCCATGGTTCGTGAAATGGGGGTGGTGATGACGGGCATCATCATGAGTGGACGCACGGGGGCTGCCTTTGCCGCGCATTTGGGCAGCATGAAGGCAAATGAGGAGATAGATGCCCTACGCACATTTGGCCTGAACCCGTTCGACTTTCTCGTCTTGCCTCGCCTTCTGGCCCTGCTGCTGATGATGCCAGTGCTTACGGTGTATGCCAACATCATTGGTATTCTGGGGGGCATGCTGGTGGGTGCGGTGGTGGGGATACCGCCCGTGCTATACTGGAATGAAACCCTCCTGGCGATCAATCTCACCACCGCTTCTTTGGGGGTGTTAAAAAGCTTTTTCTTTGCGGCGGCGATTGCCATCAGTGGCTGCATGCAGGGCATGAATGCGGGGAATTCCTCGGCTGCTGTCGGGCAGGCTACCACCCGGGCGGTGGTCATTTCCATCACCGCCATCATCATTTTGGATTCCGCCTTTGCCGCCATCTTCACCCTGCTGGAAATCTAA
- the plsX gene encoding phosphate acyltransferase PlsX, with the protein MKIALDVMGGDHAPQNPMGGVKLALETLPQIEKIFLVGVPELIEQEMHKQGIPASPKLEIVPASQVVDMSDSGLDAVRKKKDSSIARAVDLVKEKTADAVVSAGHTGAAVTASLIKLRTLPHIERPAIASVMPSQTTTWLLIDAGANPDSLPEHLVQNALMGSAYAKHVMGRPNPRVGLMSNGTEEEKGNALCKETAKLLRTTPGINFIGNVEGHDLWETPPDVVVCDGFTGNIILKTSEALAHALFGMIKTEIISSTRTKIGGLLAKPAFKRIHKKTSADEAGGMPLLGLNGITIIAHGGANAYAMKNAIRMACDTISHQVNPHIEAAISQHLLIHAHA; encoded by the coding sequence ATGAAAATCGCGTTGGATGTCATGGGTGGCGACCACGCCCCGCAGAATCCCATGGGCGGCGTGAAGCTAGCCCTGGAAACCTTGCCGCAGATCGAGAAAATCTTTCTCGTGGGCGTCCCGGAACTCATCGAACAGGAGATGCACAAGCAAGGCATCCCCGCCAGTCCCAAGCTGGAAATCGTTCCTGCCAGCCAGGTGGTGGACATGAGCGACAGCGGCCTGGATGCTGTGCGCAAGAAAAAGGACAGCTCCATCGCCCGCGCAGTGGACTTGGTGAAGGAAAAAACTGCCGATGCCGTCGTCAGCGCCGGCCACACCGGGGCCGCCGTCACCGCCAGCCTCATCAAGCTACGAACCCTGCCCCATATCGAGCGCCCCGCGATCGCCTCCGTCATGCCTTCGCAGACGACGACTTGGCTGCTGATTGACGCGGGAGCCAATCCCGACAGTCTCCCCGAGCACCTCGTCCAAAACGCCCTCATGGGCAGCGCCTATGCCAAGCATGTCATGGGCCGCCCCAACCCACGCGTGGGCCTCATGTCCAACGGCACCGAGGAGGAAAAAGGCAATGCTCTCTGCAAAGAAACGGCCAAGCTGCTACGCACCACCCCCGGGATCAATTTTATCGGTAACGTGGAGGGTCATGATCTCTGGGAAACTCCGCCTGATGTCGTCGTCTGCGACGGCTTTACTGGCAACATCATCCTCAAGACCTCCGAAGCTCTGGCTCATGCCCTTTTTGGCATGATCAAAACCGAGATCATCAGTTCCACCCGCACCAAAATCGGCGGCCTGCTAGCCAAGCCAGCTTTCAAGCGCATCCATAAAAAAACCAGTGCCGATGAGGCCGGTGGCATGCCACTGCTGGGTCTCAATGGCATCACCATCATCGCCCACGGCGGAGCCAATGCCTACGCCATGAAAAATGCCATCCGCATGGCTTGCGACACCATTTCCCACCAGGTGAATCCTCACATTGAGGCCGCCATCTCCCAACATCTTCTCATCCATGCCCACGCCTAG
- a CDS encoding beta-ketoacyl-ACP synthase III: MPTPSSQPFCASSIIGTGSYMPEKILTNDDLSKFVDTSDEWITSRTGIRARRIAADDQATSDLASEAARRAMAAANVQPEDINLIVVATVTPDMFFPSTACFVQKKIGASNAVCFDISAACSGFLYALQVARHFINTGNRTTALVIGAEKLSSLINWQDRNTCVLFGDGAGAVVIRRAEEGEDAPGRVLSTVMGSDGNLTDLLKVPGGASACPITPENVASRPNTIHMEGRETFKHAVTRMCQASEQALEIAGLKKEDIAMVIPHQANARIITAIADRLGVPPEKTFMNLDQYGNTSAATIPVALDEAHRQGKIKRGDIILLVAFGGGFTWASSVIRW; the protein is encoded by the coding sequence ATGCCCACGCCTAGTTCGCAGCCCTTCTGCGCCTCCAGCATCATCGGAACCGGCAGCTACATGCCGGAAAAAATCCTGACCAATGACGACCTGTCCAAATTTGTGGACACCTCCGATGAATGGATTACCAGCCGCACGGGCATCCGGGCACGGCGCATCGCTGCAGATGACCAAGCCACCAGCGACCTCGCCAGTGAAGCCGCCCGCCGCGCCATGGCCGCTGCGAACGTGCAGCCGGAAGACATCAATCTCATCGTCGTGGCCACAGTTACGCCAGACATGTTCTTCCCCTCCACCGCTTGTTTCGTCCAGAAAAAGATCGGTGCCAGCAACGCCGTCTGCTTTGACATCAGCGCGGCCTGCTCCGGCTTCCTTTACGCCCTGCAAGTCGCCCGTCACTTCATCAATACCGGCAACCGCACCACCGCCCTGGTCATCGGCGCAGAAAAACTCAGCAGCCTCATCAACTGGCAGGACCGCAACACCTGCGTCCTCTTTGGGGACGGCGCAGGAGCCGTCGTCATCCGCCGGGCCGAAGAAGGCGAAGACGCCCCTGGGCGCGTCCTTTCCACCGTCATGGGGAGCGATGGTAACCTGACTGATCTCCTCAAAGTCCCTGGAGGTGCCAGCGCTTGCCCCATCACGCCTGAAAACGTGGCCAGCCGCCCGAACACCATCCACATGGAAGGCCGGGAAACCTTCAAGCATGCCGTCACACGCATGTGCCAGGCCAGCGAGCAAGCCCTGGAAATCGCTGGCTTGAAGAAAGAAGACATCGCCATGGTGATCCCCCACCAAGCGAATGCCCGCATCATCACGGCCATCGCCGATCGGCTAGGCGTGCCTCCTGAAAAAACCTTCATGAACCTGGATCAATACGGCAACACCAGCGCCGCCACCATCCCGGTGGCTCTGGATGAAGCTCATCGCCAAGGCAAAATCAAACGCGGTGACATCATCCTCCTCGTTGCTTTCGGCGGCGGCTTTACCTGGGCCAGCTCCGTGATCCGCTGGTGA